GAATCGCCTCGCAATAGGTGCCTTCGAGCTTGATGTCGCGGGTGCTGACCACCTCGTCGCTGCGCAGCGTATGCATCGATCCGCAGCCGGCCAGGCCGGCCGCGAGCATCAGTAGAACGGACAATCGAATGTGCATCATGGTTTCCTTTCCTTGTCGTGCGGGCATCGTTCCGTCACCAGCCCTTGAGCTGGTCCCAGCGCCAGTTGCGGTACTGGTAGATCAGCGTCCCCAGCAGCCCATAAGCCGCCGCCATGCCGAAGAGGATCAGGATCCTGTCGGCCACGGCGGAGAGTGGCAGGTTCATCTGGTTCATTTCTACCACGGCGCGGATCGCCCAGGTGGAGGGAATGGCGTCGGCCAGCAGTTGCACCCAGTGCGGCATGGCCTGCGGCGGCCAGGTGAAGCCGGCCATGTAGAACAGCGGCAGGGTGATGAAGGTCATGGTCAGGTAGACCGCTTCCTCCGAGGGCAGCAGCTCGGCGATGAACTCGCTCATGGCGATCACCGCCAGCAGGAACGGCAGCACCAGCCCCATCAGCATGAAGAACGAGGCCGTCTGCCGGTAACCCATCATCCACGGCCAGATCACGTAGAAGAGCATCGCCAGCACCGTCCAGATCAGCAACTGCGCGGCGTAGCGACCGAAGCGCGTGGAGGTCGGCTGGCGCAGCGAGCGCGGGGTGCCGCCGCGCAGGTTGAGGTTCACCCGCGTGCAGGAGAGCAGCAGGCTGTGCTGCAGGATCAGCGTCACCAGCCCCGGCAGGACGATGGCGGCGAAGCTGGTGCCGGGGTTGAACAGGTCGGTGAGCTGGCCGATGACCGGTTGCAGCAGGACGTTCGCCTGGGGCTCGGAGAAACCGCCGCGCATCAGCCGCTCGCGGTTGTAACGCAGCGACAGCTCGTTGTAGGTGGCGCTGATGTCCTGCTGGATCTGCCCGTTGGCCATGCGGTTGGTGGCGTCGCCGAAGATCGGCACGGTCACCGTCTCGCCGCGCAGCACGCGTTTCTCGAAGTCCAGCGGGATCACCACGATGGCGAACAGCTTGCGCCAGGCCAGGTCGTGCTGGGCGTCGGGCAACTGGTCGTAGCCGAGGGTGGCGATCTTCGGCGCGGCGTCGAGCAGGCGCACCAGTTCGCGGGATACGGCGCTGTGGTCCATGTCGATCACCGCCACCGGCAGGTCGTTCATGGTGCGGTGGGCATAGGGCAAGGTGGTCAGCGCCACCGACAGCACCATCAGCAGCCATAGCGGCTTGCCCAGCATGTTGCCCAGGGATTCGCGGAAGACGCTCCAGAAGTTCTCCATGCT
This Pseudomonas sp. ATCC 13867 DNA region includes the following protein-coding sequences:
- a CDS encoding ABC transporter permease; the encoded protein is MENFWSVFRESLGNMLGKPLWLLMVLSVALTTLPYAHRTMNDLPVAVIDMDHSAVSRELVRLLDAAPKIATLGYDQLPDAQHDLAWRKLFAIVVIPLDFEKRVLRGETVTVPIFGDATNRMANGQIQQDISATYNELSLRYNRERLMRGGFSEPQANVLLQPVIGQLTDLFNPGTSFAAIVLPGLVTLILQHSLLLSCTRVNLNLRGGTPRSLRQPTSTRFGRYAAQLLIWTVLAMLFYVIWPWMMGYRQTASFFMLMGLVLPFLLAVIAMSEFIAELLPSEEAVYLTMTFITLPLFYMAGFTWPPQAMPHWVQLLADAIPSTWAIRAVVEMNQMNLPLSAVADRILILFGMAAAYGLLGTLIYQYRNWRWDQLKGW